A region from the Candidatus Binatia bacterium genome encodes:
- a CDS encoding hydantoinase/oxoprolinase family protein, translating into MSQRRVLRVGIDVGGTFTDLVAVESWSGERLTRKVASTPAEPHRAVVDALAALLDGYGDAPAVEFLAHSTTIATNALLGQLGLELPRVALVTTRGFRDVIEIGRQNRSEVYNLFVERPRPLVAREDRIVVAERVDHRGKVLVALERGEIARACGELAARGIAAVAICLLHSYVNDAHERALAEAIATALPRARVARSSEIDPQYREYERCSTTVVNAALAPIVEGYLERLIEELRARGVASPLYVMRSDGGMAAATHALARPAALVESGPASGAIAAAALGRATGARRVLSFDMGGTTAKAGAILDGIPQVAGEFEAAGRTHSGRAVKGSGYPVRFPFVDLAEVSAGGGTIAWIDDAGSLRVGPISAGAQPGPACYGISDRATVTDANVVLGRLNPHHLLGGTFPIDAARARRSIEELARRLEMGLEATAAGIVRIVDDAMARVLRIVTVERGLDPRDFTLVAFGGGGPLHACALAGELGVARVAIPAHPGLFSASGLLEADLRHNELAAIMRGAADLDGDRIEEHFAAGERRASAGLAAQGADPATIAFRREYDARYRGQSFELTIAHDRSPQRVAQNFHDAHRARYGYDVVDAAVEIVNARLTAFARTRASTRAPSTVILSGVEGRGGGRPPARRDVWIEDSFVEVAVFERASLGSGTSIAGPAVVEAYDSTTYVAPGWSLSVEEELCVLERSAT; encoded by the coding sequence ATGAGCCAGCGGCGCGTCCTGCGCGTCGGAATCGACGTCGGCGGCACGTTCACCGATCTCGTCGCCGTCGAATCCTGGAGCGGAGAGCGGCTCACCCGGAAAGTCGCGAGCACGCCCGCGGAGCCGCATCGCGCGGTCGTCGACGCGCTCGCCGCGCTCCTCGACGGTTACGGCGACGCGCCGGCCGTCGAGTTCCTCGCGCACTCGACGACGATCGCGACGAACGCGCTGCTCGGGCAATTAGGGCTCGAGCTGCCGCGCGTCGCGCTCGTGACGACGCGGGGGTTTCGCGACGTCATCGAGATCGGGCGTCAGAACCGCAGCGAGGTCTACAATCTCTTCGTCGAGCGGCCGCGCCCGCTCGTCGCCCGCGAAGACCGTATCGTCGTCGCGGAGCGCGTCGACCATCGCGGAAAAGTGCTCGTGGCGCTCGAACGAGGTGAGATCGCGCGCGCCTGCGGCGAACTGGCCGCGCGCGGCATAGCCGCGGTCGCGATCTGCCTGCTCCACTCGTACGTCAACGACGCGCACGAGCGCGCGCTCGCCGAGGCGATCGCAACGGCGCTTCCGCGCGCGCGAGTCGCGCGCTCCTCGGAGATAGATCCGCAGTATCGCGAGTACGAGCGCTGCTCGACGACGGTCGTCAACGCCGCGCTCGCGCCGATCGTCGAAGGATATCTCGAACGGCTGATCGAGGAGCTGCGCGCGAGAGGCGTCGCCTCGCCGCTCTACGTGATGCGCAGCGATGGCGGCATGGCCGCCGCGACGCACGCGCTCGCGCGGCCCGCGGCGCTCGTCGAAAGCGGCCCGGCGAGCGGGGCGATCGCGGCCGCCGCGCTCGGCCGCGCGACCGGCGCACGGCGCGTGCTCTCGTTCGACATGGGCGGAACCACCGCGAAGGCAGGCGCGATACTCGACGGCATCCCGCAGGTCGCGGGCGAGTTCGAGGCGGCCGGCAGAACGCACAGCGGGCGCGCGGTCAAAGGCAGCGGCTATCCGGTGCGCTTTCCGTTCGTGGACCTGGCCGAGGTCAGCGCCGGCGGCGGAACGATTGCGTGGATTGACGACGCGGGCTCGCTGCGCGTCGGGCCGATCTCCGCGGGGGCGCAGCCCGGCCCGGCATGTTACGGCATCTCGGATCGCGCGACGGTCACCGACGCAAACGTCGTGCTGGGGCGCCTCAACCCGCACCATCTGCTCGGCGGCACCTTTCCGATCGATGCGGCGCGCGCGCGACGTTCCATCGAAGAGCTCGCGCGACGTCTCGAGATGGGCCTCGAGGCGACGGCCGCCGGCATCGTGCGGATCGTGGACGACGCGATGGCGAGAGTGTTGAGGATCGTCACGGTCGAGCGCGGTCTCGATCCGCGCGACTTTACGCTCGTCGCGTTCGGAGGCGGCGGACCGCTGCACGCGTGCGCGCTCGCCGGCGAGCTCGGCGTCGCGCGGGTCGCGATCCCGGCGCATCCGGGGCTCTTCTCCGCGAGCGGCCTGCTCGAGGCCGACCTCCGTCACAACGAGCTCGCGGCGATCATGCGCGGCGCCGCCGATCTCGACGGCGACCGGATCGAGGAGCATTTTGCCGCCGGCGAGCGGCGCGCGAGTGCGGGCCTCGCCGCACAGGGCGCCGATCCGGCGACGATCGCGTTCCGCCGGGAGTACGACGCGCGCTATCGCGGTCAGAGTTTCGAGCTGACGATCGCGCACGACCGGTCGCCGCAACGGGTCGCGCAGAACTTCCACGATGCGCACCGCGCGCGTTACGGCTACGACGTCGTCGACGCGGCCGTCGAGATCGTCAACGCGCGGCTCACGGCCTTCGCGCGGACCCGCGCTTCGACTCGCGCTCCTTCGACTGTCATCCTGAGCGGAGTCGAAGGACGAGGTGGAGGACGGCCCCCGGCGCGACGCGACGTATGGATCGAGGACTCCTTCGTCGAGGTTGCCGTCTTCGAGCGCGCCTCGCTGGGATCGGGCACGAGCATCGCCGGGCCCGCGGTCGTCGAGGCGTACGACAGCACGACCTACGTCGCTCCCGGCTGGTCGCTCTCCGTCGAGGAGGAGCTCTGCGTTCTCGAACGGAGCGCGACGTGA
- a CDS encoding serine hydrolase domain-containing protein codes for MPRWTALLAAAAWLLALPAAASDSSPAQAIARGAMSRYHLKALIVRVTSGGRDVYTAALGESMSGVPATPEMHFRNGAMAFTYMATALLELVDEKKVRLDEKLSRFFPSLPYANRISLRNLADMTSGYADYVYQPEVLEAVGLTPLRHWDSDELISIGVRKPMMFAPGANWGYSHTNYVILGRVLEKIAAMPLAAVLQKYVIGPMHLTQTRSFDTPEITEPVLHAYSSERRADLKIEAGIPFYEESTFWDPSWTTATGAVEVTDVFDMARSMELVGAGALLSKASAEAQLGPNLVGFGHAEAKCSACRRNTAEFNYGLGVVNLGPWIAQIKSFAGSGATVGYLPSHRLTIAVVTTYLPSAFDAKGNYVNASQNVFAALAQAYAPGTLPKQP; via the coding sequence ATGCCCCGATGGACTGCACTTTTGGCGGCCGCGGCGTGGCTCCTCGCGCTCCCGGCCGCGGCCTCGGATTCTAGCCCGGCCCAGGCGATCGCGCGCGGCGCGATGAGCCGCTATCACCTCAAAGCATTGATCGTCCGGGTCACGTCGGGCGGGCGCGACGTCTACACGGCGGCGCTCGGCGAATCCATGAGCGGCGTACCGGCGACGCCGGAGATGCACTTCAGAAACGGCGCGATGGCGTTCACGTACATGGCGACCGCCCTGCTCGAGCTCGTCGACGAGAAGAAGGTCCGGCTCGACGAGAAGCTCTCGCGGTTCTTTCCGAGCCTCCCGTACGCGAACCGCATCTCGCTGCGCAATCTCGCCGACATGACGTCGGGCTACGCCGATTACGTCTATCAGCCGGAGGTGCTGGAGGCCGTCGGTTTGACACCGTTGCGCCACTGGGACTCCGACGAGCTGATCTCGATCGGCGTGCGCAAGCCGATGATGTTCGCGCCGGGCGCCAACTGGGGCTACTCGCATACGAACTACGTCATCTTGGGCCGCGTCTTGGAGAAGATCGCGGCGATGCCGCTCGCGGCGGTCTTGCAAAAGTATGTGATCGGACCGATGCACCTCACGCAGACGCGAAGCTTCGACACGCCGGAGATCACCGAACCCGTCTTGCATGCCTACAGCTCCGAGCGGCGCGCCGATCTGAAGATCGAGGCGGGGATTCCGTTCTACGAAGAGTCGACGTTCTGGGATCCGTCGTGGACGACGGCGACCGGAGCCGTCGAGGTGACCGACGTCTTCGACATGGCGCGATCCATGGAGCTCGTCGGCGCCGGCGCGTTGCTCTCGAAGGCATCGGCGGAGGCCCAGCTCGGGCCGAATCTCGTCGGCTTCGGCCACGCGGAAGCGAAATGCTCGGCCTGCCGCCGCAACACCGCCGAATTCAACTACGGCCTCGGCGTCGTCAACCTTGGGCCTTGGATCGCGCAGATCAAAAGCTTCGCCGGCAGCGGCGCGACGGTTGGCTATCTTCCCTCGCACCGGCTGACGATCGCGGTCGTCACGACGTATCTGCCGAGCGCGTTCGACGCGAAGGGGAATTATGTGAACGCGAGTCAGAACGTCTTCGCCGCGCTCGCCCAGGCGTACGCTCCGGGGACGCTGCCGAAGCAGCCGTGA
- a CDS encoding isocitrate lyase/phosphoenolpyruvate mutase family protein, whose product MTPYERFRALHEGPNAFVMPNAWDGASAALLARAGFEAIGSTSLGLALSLGRRDGCHAVSRAEAIEHAAFLARTSGLPVNGDLEDGFGAEPGAVVATVRAAIEAGLAGLGIEDTTADPARPIHSFDDAVARVRAAADAARGRILVTGRTDNFLNGRPDLDDTIRRLAAFAEAGADVLYAPALPDLDAIVAVVRAVAPKPVNVLIGPEDGAVPLARLSEIGVRRVSLGGSLYRVAMTALARTAVELRNGDLASAMGAIPGREIAALLPEF is encoded by the coding sequence ATGACGCCGTACGAGCGGTTCCGCGCGCTGCACGAAGGTCCGAACGCCTTCGTGATGCCCAACGCGTGGGACGGGGCGTCGGCGGCGCTGCTCGCGCGAGCCGGCTTCGAAGCCATCGGCAGCACCTCGCTCGGGCTCGCGCTCTCGCTCGGCCGCCGCGACGGCTGCCACGCGGTCTCGCGCGCCGAGGCGATCGAACACGCCGCATTTCTCGCGCGCACGAGCGGTCTGCCCGTCAACGGCGACCTGGAGGACGGGTTCGGCGCGGAGCCCGGCGCGGTCGTCGCGACGGTGCGCGCCGCGATCGAGGCCGGCTTGGCCGGGCTCGGCATCGAGGATACGACGGCCGATCCCGCCCGGCCGATTCACTCGTTCGACGACGCCGTCGCGCGCGTTCGCGCCGCCGCCGATGCGGCGCGCGGCCGCATCCTCGTGACCGGACGCACCGACAACTTCCTCAACGGCAGACCCGATCTCGACGACACGATACGGCGGCTCGCTGCGTTCGCCGAAGCCGGCGCCGACGTGCTCTATGCGCCGGCGCTCCCCGATCTCGACGCGATCGTCGCCGTCGTGCGCGCGGTCGCGCCGAAACCGGTCAACGTGCTCATCGGTCCGGAGGACGGCGCCGTGCCGCTCGCGCGTCTATCGGAGATCGGCGTGCGCCGCGTCAGCCTCGGCGGCTCGCTCTATCGCGTCGCGATGACGGCGCTCGCGCGGACGGCGGTAGAACTCCGCAACGGAGACCTCGCCTCGGCGATGGGAGCGATTCCGGGAAGAGAGATCGCCGCGCTTCTGCCGGAGTTCTAG
- a CDS encoding sialidase family protein: MRRRAFAAIALLLAGCNVSAPPILSPAIPAKEARPLKERFSHNVRIGWPHGDDWEPYLVADGSGRLYATITHLSGKHLQVQRSDDGGATWTQPVTADPTPTHTGQFDPWMAIDPNDGRTLLLTYMQDDPASQIRIVRSSDLGVNWSAPIAVSGKLHALDKDAMAARGKTIAVCFDNYRTLFAAISTDDGATWTQHTISSFRSSPRQFLCSGAGIDSSGRIFLAWNRSRTKSTPQHPAEEVWIERSSDGGVTWTETHVAYGGAGYPCRRCGAGVFLGSQISLAVGSDDRVYVIWNATPAVSDRVPQRIYFAESSDHGASFSPRQDVSLAPTGTEHSFPTVLAGSAAGDVRIAWEDRRTGVWNLYYRESRNGGGTWSRESVISNDGGYPYQSRAGFDFPYGDYFRMAIDVAGRLHFAWGESPAYRDRGNVWVANELEGI; this comes from the coding sequence ATGCGACGACGCGCGTTTGCGGCAATCGCCCTTCTGCTTGCCGGCTGTAACGTCTCGGCCCCGCCGATCCTCAGTCCGGCCATCCCGGCGAAGGAGGCGCGCCCGCTGAAGGAGCGTTTCTCGCATAACGTGCGGATCGGCTGGCCCCACGGGGACGATTGGGAGCCGTACCTCGTCGCCGACGGCTCGGGACGTCTCTACGCAACGATCACGCATCTCAGCGGCAAGCATCTCCAGGTGCAGCGCTCCGACGACGGCGGCGCGACGTGGACGCAGCCCGTGACGGCCGATCCGACGCCGACGCATACGGGTCAGTTCGACCCCTGGATGGCAATCGATCCTAACGACGGACGAACGCTGCTGCTCACGTACATGCAAGACGATCCTGCCAGCCAGATTCGCATCGTCCGCTCGAGCGACCTCGGCGTGAACTGGTCGGCCCCGATCGCCGTCTCCGGAAAGCTGCACGCGCTCGATAAGGATGCGATGGCCGCGCGCGGCAAGACGATCGCGGTCTGCTTCGACAACTACCGCACGCTCTTCGCCGCGATCTCGACCGACGACGGCGCCACGTGGACGCAGCACACGATTTCGTCGTTTCGCTCTTCTCCGCGCCAGTTTCTCTGTTCCGGCGCGGGGATAGATTCGAGCGGCCGCATCTTCCTCGCCTGGAACCGCAGCCGCACGAAGAGCACGCCGCAACATCCGGCCGAGGAGGTATGGATCGAACGATCGAGCGACGGCGGCGTTACGTGGACCGAGACGCACGTCGCGTACGGCGGCGCCGGCTATCCCTGTCGGCGCTGCGGTGCCGGAGTCTTCCTCGGATCGCAGATCTCGCTCGCCGTCGGCTCCGACGACCGCGTCTACGTGATATGGAACGCGACGCCGGCCGTCTCCGATCGCGTGCCGCAGCGGATCTACTTCGCCGAATCGAGCGATCACGGCGCGAGCTTCTCGCCGCGCCAGGACGTCTCGCTCGCGCCTACCGGCACCGAGCATTCCTTTCCGACCGTCCTTGCCGGAAGCGCGGCCGGCGACGTGCGCATCGCATGGGAAGACCGTCGCACGGGGGTTTGGAACCTCTACTATCGCGAGAGCAGAAACGGCGGCGGCACGTGGTCGCGCGAGAGCGTCATCTCGAACGACGGCGGCTATCCGTATCAGTCGCGTGCCGGATTCGATTTTCCGTATGGCGACTACTTTCGCATGGCGATCGATGTCGCCGGCAGACTGCACTTCGCTTGGGGCGAGTCGCCGGCGTACCGCGATCGCGGCAACGTTTGGGTCGCGAACGAGCTTGAGGGAATCTAG
- a CDS encoding divalent metal cation transporter: MANVMDRLRKFFANLGPGLITGAADDDPSGISTYSVAGATAGYSMLWLTLVSTPMMAVIQGMCARIAMVNGEGLAAVMRKRLPRWLAYSLALIVVVANTFNLGADIGGMAAAANLVVPVPPDALVFLFGIGMIVAQTWLPYETLSKIFKWLTLALFAYVVTAFVVHPPWKEVLVSFAVPHLRFEAAWLSTMVGVLGTTITPYLFYWQASLMVEEDKEHGKRTVASRRGTDAVAIADMHSDVNVGMIYSNIVAFFIIVTTAATLGAHGHPIATAQEAARALRPLAGQFAELLFALGMVGTGILAVPVLATSSAYVVAETLKFREGLSEPVRRATRFYGIIAVGILIGITMNLLRVDAIKALFWSAVLNGIAAVPLIAVVVWLASSREVMGKWTSSPLARAWGWVTVALMGGATIGMFYFIARPS, from the coding sequence GTGGCTAACGTTATGGATCGCCTGCGCAAATTCTTCGCCAACCTCGGCCCCGGCCTGATCACCGGGGCCGCTGACGACGATCCGTCGGGGATCTCCACATACTCGGTCGCCGGAGCGACGGCCGGCTACTCGATGCTCTGGCTCACGCTCGTCTCGACGCCGATGATGGCGGTCATTCAGGGAATGTGCGCGCGCATCGCGATGGTGAACGGCGAGGGACTCGCCGCGGTCATGCGCAAACGCCTCCCGCGCTGGCTCGCCTATTCGCTGGCGCTGATCGTCGTCGTCGCCAATACGTTCAATCTCGGCGCGGATATCGGCGGCATGGCCGCCGCCGCGAATCTCGTCGTGCCGGTGCCGCCCGACGCGCTCGTCTTTCTCTTCGGCATCGGGATGATAGTGGCGCAGACCTGGCTCCCGTACGAGACGCTCTCGAAGATCTTCAAGTGGTTGACGCTCGCGCTCTTTGCCTACGTCGTAACGGCGTTCGTCGTCCATCCGCCGTGGAAGGAGGTGCTCGTCTCGTTTGCGGTGCCGCACCTGCGCTTCGAGGCGGCCTGGCTCTCGACGATGGTCGGCGTGCTCGGCACGACGATCACGCCCTATCTGTTCTACTGGCAGGCGTCGCTGATGGTCGAAGAGGACAAAGAGCACGGCAAGCGCACGGTCGCCTCGCGCCGCGGAACCGACGCCGTGGCGATCGCCGACATGCACTCCGACGTGAACGTCGGCATGATCTACTCGAATATCGTCGCGTTCTTCATCATCGTCACGACCGCCGCGACGCTCGGCGCGCACGGTCACCCGATCGCGACCGCGCAAGAGGCCGCGCGCGCGCTGCGTCCCTTGGCGGGCCAGTTTGCGGAGTTGCTCTTCGCGCTCGGTATGGTCGGCACGGGCATTCTCGCCGTACCCGTGCTCGCGACGTCGTCGGCCTACGTCGTAGCGGAGACGCTGAAGTTTCGCGAAGGGTTGAGCGAGCCGGTTCGCCGAGCGACGCGCTTTTACGGCATCATCGCGGTCGGCATCCTGATCGGGATCACGATGAACCTTCTGCGCGTCGACGCGATCAAGGCGCTCTTCTGGTCGGCCGTCCTCAACGGCATCGCCGCGGTTCCGCTGATCGCCGTCGTCGTTTGGCTCGCATCGAGCCGCGAGGTGATGGGAAAGTGGACGAGTTCGCCCTTGGCGCGCGCGTGGGGCTGGGTGACGGTCGCGCTGATGGGCGGCGCGACGATCGGAATGTTCTACTTCATCGCGCGCCCGTCGTAG
- a CDS encoding RDD family protein, which produces MDSLFDGPGSLREPSERLAFWLTAFFSFPAALAIGYVLHESIGASQVALFIVVAMVYVTLARGRLLGSSVRVHQRQYPRVFVIVRRACAALEIPMPLIFVREDNYVPVVALGFGVPYALVLSSHWIELFADDELAFMIGRELGHIAAGHTRFHSLLSVNGNENPIISLIFGGWLRRCALTCDKVGLLCCGSIDAAIRAMGVAAFHEFGRRVDYEAFAEQHAEVQSDSVLRWGEWLSAEPYATRRIDSLRTFIVSQSYANAEAWFLRERDEEPPAIPAPGEAHVATRDCAGWWRRFAAVGIDAIVVSAIITSFGGSVVGSHVERKAAIPSSGRAAAKAAVAEEPDAEGTIGPLAVSDRGVSLRVGNDSLPLSVEGLAELVNGFVNRLGFFFWFPLYLALLVIVAGQTFGMMIAGLRVVTTDFRKPSIARVFVRYAIVFTIWWVIVPLSFVWRRILLHDRWTKTRVVKVERVVARITGTMAP; this is translated from the coding sequence GTGGATTCGCTCTTCGATGGTCCCGGCTCGCTGCGCGAGCCGTCGGAACGCCTGGCTTTCTGGCTGACCGCGTTCTTCTCGTTTCCGGCGGCGCTCGCGATCGGATACGTGCTGCACGAGTCCATCGGCGCCTCGCAGGTCGCGCTCTTCATCGTGGTCGCCATGGTTTACGTGACGCTCGCGCGCGGCCGTCTGCTCGGCTCGAGCGTCCGCGTGCACCAGCGGCAGTATCCGCGCGTCTTCGTCATCGTCCGCCGCGCCTGCGCGGCGCTCGAGATTCCGATGCCGCTGATCTTCGTCCGCGAGGATAACTACGTGCCGGTCGTCGCGCTCGGCTTCGGCGTGCCGTACGCGCTGGTGCTCTCGAGTCACTGGATCGAGCTCTTCGCCGACGACGAGCTCGCCTTCATGATCGGGCGGGAGCTCGGGCACATCGCCGCCGGCCACACGCGGTTCCACTCGCTGCTCAGCGTGAACGGGAACGAGAACCCGATAATCTCGCTGATCTTCGGCGGCTGGCTGCGGCGCTGCGCGCTCACCTGCGATAAGGTCGGTCTGCTCTGCTGCGGCTCGATCGATGCCGCGATTCGCGCGATGGGCGTCGCCGCTTTCCACGAGTTCGGCCGGAGAGTGGATTACGAGGCGTTCGCCGAGCAGCATGCCGAGGTGCAGTCCGACTCCGTCCTGCGCTGGGGAGAGTGGCTGAGCGCCGAGCCGTACGCGACGCGGCGCATAGATTCGCTGCGCACGTTCATCGTCTCGCAGTCGTACGCGAATGCGGAGGCGTGGTTCTTGCGCGAACGCGACGAGGAGCCCCCGGCAATTCCCGCGCCCGGCGAAGCGCACGTCGCGACGCGCGACTGCGCCGGCTGGTGGCGGCGCTTCGCGGCCGTCGGAATAGACGCGATCGTCGTCAGCGCCATCATCACGTCGTTCGGCGGCAGCGTCGTCGGATCGCACGTGGAGCGGAAAGCCGCGATCCCGTCGTCGGGTCGCGCGGCCGCGAAGGCCGCCGTCGCGGAGGAGCCCGACGCCGAGGGAACGATCGGCCCGCTCGCCGTCTCCGATCGCGGCGTCTCGTTGCGGGTAGGAAACGATAGCCTCCCGCTCTCCGTCGAGGGATTGGCGGAGCTGGTGAACGGCTTCGTCAACCGTCTCGGCTTCTTTTTCTGGTTCCCGCTCTATCTCGCGCTCCTCGTCATCGTTGCGGGGCAGACGTTTGGAATGATGATCGCCGGCTTGCGGGTCGTCACCACCGACTTCCGCAAGCCGAGCATCGCGCGCGTCTTCGTGCGCTACGCGATCGTCTTCACGATCTGGTGGGTGATCGTGCCGCTCAGTTTCGTCTGGCGGCGCATTCTGCTCCACGACCGATGGACGAAGA